One segment of Carya illinoinensis cultivar Pawnee chromosome 1, C.illinoinensisPawnee_v1, whole genome shotgun sequence DNA contains the following:
- the LOC122292697 gene encoding probable pectinesterase 29, translating into MESFTTNTIALFFSASQRGKEREREADMVSGSGICAKRVVVDARHHMLGRLSSIIAKELLNGQKVVVVRCEEIAISGGLVRQKMKYMRFLRKRMNTKPSHGPIHFRAPAKILWRTIRGYVPRYISVCITQVGSSGKGLGLGLGVFVAACSMIPHKTKRGAAALARLKAYEGIPPPYDKIKRMVIPDALKVLRLQAGHKYCLLGKLSSEVGWNHYETIKELERKRKERSQVAYERKKQLTKLRVKAEKYLCLAAYGQRHYRQVGKKKLPYQTFFVDQSGHGNFSTIQSAIDAVPSNNMHWICIRIKAGTYREKIIIPHDKPYIILKGGGKRNTWVEWDDHDTVSRSPTFTSEADNIVAKSLSFRNTYNNPINSNPRAPAVAAMISGDKSSFYRCGFYGLQDTLWDVQGRHYYQKCTIQGAIDFIFGAGQSIFEQCSIAYFGEAVEEGLLGYVTAQGREGPYDSNGFVFKDCRLHGSGSTYLGRPWRAYSRVIFYASNFSHVVVPQGWDQWNFVGSEQKLTYDEHGCFGPGADTSQRVSWSNKLSQTDLNELINISFIDNEGWLNDRPF; encoded by the exons atggaatCTT TTACTACCAATACAATtgcactttttttct CCGCTTCacagagagggaaagagagagagagagaggcagatATGGTGTCGGGCTCGGGTATCTGCGCGAAGCGCGTGGTGGTGGACGCGCGGCATCACATGCTTGGTCGTCTGTCTTCGATCATAGCGAAGGAGCTGCTGAACGGGCAGAAGGTGGTGGTTGTGCGGTGCGAGGAGATCGCCATCTCTGGTGGTTTGGTTCGCCAGAAGATGAAGTACATGAGGTTCCTCCGTAAGCGCATGAACACCAAGCCTTCTCATGGCCCCATCCACTTCCGTGCCCCTGCTAAGATCCTCTGGCGCACCATTCGTGGGTATGTTCCTCGATATATTTCTGTCTGTATAACCcaggttggctcaagtggtaaaggccttggccTTGGCCTTGGTG tttttgttgctgcttgtagCATGATTCCACACAAGACCAAGCGCGGAGCAGCAGCACTTGCTCGATTGAAGGCCTATGAGGGGATTCCACCTCCGTACGATAAGATAAAGCGGATGGTCATTCCTGATGCTCTCAA GGTTTTGAGGCTTCAAGCAGGACACAAGTACTGCTTGTTGGGCAAGCTTTCTTCCGAGGTTGGATGGAACCACTATGAAACTATCAAG GAGCttgagaggaagagaaaggagAGGTCTCAGGTTGCTTATGAGAGAAAGAAGCAATTGACAAAACTGAGGGTCAAAGCTGAGAAG TACTTATGCTTAGCAGCATATGGCCAACGTCATTACAGACAGGTAGGGAAGAAGAAGCTGCCTTATCAAACATTCTTCGTGGATCAGTCTGGCCATGGAAACTTCTCCACCATTCAATCGGCTATAGATGCCGTTCCTTCGAACAACATGCATTGGATTTGCATTAGGATCAAAGCTGGCACCTATAG AGAGAAGATCATAATCCCTCATGATAAGCCATACATCATCCTGAAAGGAGGGGGAAAGAGAAACACTTGGGTTGAATGGGATGATCACGACACCGTTTCACGAAGCCCTACTTTCACCTCTGAAGCTGATAATATCGTGGCCAAAAGTTTGAGCTTTAGA AATACATACAACAATCCAATTAATAGTAACCCAAGAGCACCGGCGGTGGCAGCCATGATTAGCGGTGATAAATCTTCGTTCTACCGATGTGGCTTTTATGGGTTGCAAGACACTTTATGGGATGTTCAAGGACGACATTACTACCAGAAATGCACCATCCAGGGTGCCATTGATTTCATCTTCGGTGCTGGACAGTCTATTTTTGAG CAATGTTCCATAGCGTATTTTGGAGAAGCTGTAGAGGAAGGTCTGTTGGGTTATGTGACAGCTCAGGGAAGAGAGGGTCCGTATGATTCAAACGGGTTCGTGTTCAAGGATTGCAGGTTGCATGGCAGCGGTTCAACCTActtgggaaggccttggagaGCTTATTCCAGGGTCATTTTTTACGCTTCTAATTTCTCGCACGTCGTAGTTCCCCAGGGATGGGATCAATGGAACTTTGTTGGCTCCGA GCAAAAATTAACATATGATGAGCACGGCTGCTTTGGACCGGGGGCGGACACATCCCAGCGGGTGAGTTGGTCAAACAAGCTGAGCCAGACTGATCTCAATGAGTTGATTAACATTAGTTTCATCGACAATGAAGGATGGCTGAATGACCGACCTttctaa
- the LOC122316190 gene encoding 60S ribosomal protein L13a-4-like: MVSGSGICAKRVVVDARHHMLGRLSSIIAKELLNGQKVVVVRCEEIAISGGLVRQKMKYMRFLRKRMNTKPSHGPIHFRAPAKILWRTIRGMIPHKTKRGAAALARLKAYEGIPPPYDKIKRMVIPDALKVLRLQAGHKYCLLGKLSSEVGWNHYETIKELERKRKERSQVAYERKKQLTKLRVKAEKAAEEKLGSHLEIIAPIKY, from the exons ATGGTGTCGGGCTCGGGTATCTGCGCGAAGCGCGTGGTGGTGGACGCGCGGCATCACATGCTTGGTCGTCTGTCTTCGATCATAGCGAAGGAGCTGCTGAACGGGCAGAAGGTGGTGGTTGTGCGGTGCGAGGAGATCGCCATCTCTGGTGGTTTGGTTCGCCAGAAGATGAAGTACATGAGGTTCCTCCGTAAGCGCATGAACACCAAGCCTTCTCATGGCCCCATCCACTTCCGTGCCCCTGCTAAGATCCTCTGGCGCACCATTCGTGG CATGATTCCACACAAGACCAAGCGCGGAGCAGCAGCACTTGCTCGATTGAAGGCCTATGAGGGGATTCCACCTCCGTACGATAAGATAAAGCGGATGGTCATTCCTGATGCTCTCAA GGTTTTGAGGCTTCAAGCAGGACACAAGTACTGCTTGTTGGGCAAGCTTTCTTCCGAGGTTGGATGGAACCACTATGAAACTATCAAG GAGCttgagaggaagagaaaggagAGGTCTCAGGTTGCTTATGAGAGAAAGAAGCAATTGACAAAACTGAGGGTCAAAGCTGAGAAGGCAGCCGAGGAGAAACTTGGCTCCCATCTAGAAATTATTGCTCCCATCAAATATTGA